In Flavobacterium sp. 83, the genomic window TACCAAATGCTTTGTATCAGTTTTTTGATTCTTACAAACCAATTTCATCAACTGAGTACACAGAAAAAATCGCTGTACTTCAAGCTGGTTATGTCGATTATTTGACGAATAAATATGATGCTATATCAAAAAATTTAGGTCTAAAAATTCCTATTCGAATCAATGATTTCAAAGCAATTGAAGCGGCAATTCTAAAAAATAATGCTTATCAAGAATTGGATAAATTGTCTGATGTTGCCAAAAGAAATTATCCAAAATCAATGCTTGCCAATTATGAATTGGGGCTTATGTATGAAAAAATGGGCGATCCTAAAAAAGCAGCAAAATTATATCAGTCAGCTTCACAATTAGAAGAAATTGGATCTTTGAGCAAAGATATGATGTACCAAAAATATGACGACATGAAAAGTCTAACACCAAAAAAATAATGTCAAAAGTAAAAACTACTTTTTTTTGTCAAAACTGTGGAGCCCAATATGCAAAATGGCAAGGGCAATGCAATTCCTGCAAAGAATGGAATACCATCGCTGAGGAAATCATTCAAAAACAAGAAAAAGTGGCTTGGAAGAGTGAACCAACTTCGAGCAATAAAGCGACAAAACCATTAAAAATAAACGAAATTGATTCCACTCAGGAAATCCGAATGGATACTACTGACGGCGAACTCAATCGCGTACTTGGTGGCGGTATCGTTCCTGGTTCTCTAATTCTTTTAGGTGGTGAACCCGGCATTGGAAAAAGTACACTTTTGCTTCAAATATCCTTAAAACTGCCTTACAAAACCTTGTACGTTTCGGGCGAAGAAAGTCAGAAACAAATAAAAATGCGTGCCGAAAGAATTACGCCAAGCGGAGATAATTGTTACATTTTAACAGAAACTAAAACCCAAAATATCTTTAAACAAATTGAAGCCATACAGCCTGAAATCGTGATTATCGATTCCATTCAAACCTTGCACACGGATTACATTGAATCAACTCCCGGAAGTATTTCTCAAATTAGAGAAACCACTGCCGAATTGATAAAATTTGCCAAAGAAACCAATATTCCTGTGATTCTGATTGGTCATATCACCAAAGACGGAAACATTGCTGGGCCAAAAATATTGGAACACATGGTTGATACGGTTTTACAATTTGAAGGCGACCGGAATCATGTGTACCGGATCTTACGTTCGCTAAAAAACCGTTTTGGTTCCACTGCTGAAATTGGTATTTATGAAATGTTAGGCAATGGTTTACGCGAAGTTTCTAATCCTTCGGAGATATTAATTTCACATAAAGATGAGGAATTATCAGGAACTGCAATTGCCTCAACATTAGAAGGAATGCGACCATTGATGATTGAAATTCAATCGCTGGTTAGTACCGCCGTTTACGGAACCCCGCAACGCAGCACAACAGGTTATAATGCCAAAAGACTGAATATGATTTTGGCCGTTTTAGAGAAAAGAGCTGGTTTTAGGCTAGGCGCCAAAGACGTTTTTCTCAACGTAACTGGAGGAATTTCGGTAGATGATCCAGCCATTGACTTGGCCGTTGTAGCAGCTATTTTATCCTCAAATGAAGACATTCCGGTAAATAAAGATTTTTGCTTCGCTGGCGAAGTGGGACTTTCTGGCGAAATACGTCCTGTGAACCGCGTAGACCAGCGCATTCAGGAAGCCGAAAAACTAGGATTTTCGACCATTTTTGTTTCGAAATACAATAAAATCGCCTTAAAGAACACCGGAATTAATATTCGGTTGGTCGCCAAAATTGAAGACATTGCAAGTGAATTGTTTGGATAGAATTCCATTTATCTCGTAAAAAAATCAACTGAAACTTCTCATAATCTAATT contains:
- the radA gene encoding DNA repair protein RadA; protein product: MSKVKTTFFCQNCGAQYAKWQGQCNSCKEWNTIAEEIIQKQEKVAWKSEPTSSNKATKPLKINEIDSTQEIRMDTTDGELNRVLGGGIVPGSLILLGGEPGIGKSTLLLQISLKLPYKTLYVSGEESQKQIKMRAERITPSGDNCYILTETKTQNIFKQIEAIQPEIVIIDSIQTLHTDYIESTPGSISQIRETTAELIKFAKETNIPVILIGHITKDGNIAGPKILEHMVDTVLQFEGDRNHVYRILRSLKNRFGSTAEIGIYEMLGNGLREVSNPSEILISHKDEELSGTAIASTLEGMRPLMIEIQSLVSTAVYGTPQRSTTGYNAKRLNMILAVLEKRAGFRLGAKDVFLNVTGGISVDDPAIDLAVVAAILSSNEDIPVNKDFCFAGEVGLSGEIRPVNRVDQRIQEAEKLGFSTIFVSKYNKIALKNTGINIRLVAKIEDIASELFG